The Toxorhynchites rutilus septentrionalis strain SRP chromosome 1, ASM2978413v1, whole genome shotgun sequence genome contains the following window.
atttccatttttGTCTTTGTAACGCTTTACAATTTTTCgatgcactagaaatattgttttcatttttgcataaccaaaggttATTGCGCCTTTGGTGCCAAGTGATTTTACAAGTCAGCGGCAAACAGTGCTTTTGCAGctaacgggcagtggcaacttaattgccaccaattttttcaactgtttcaatagttattttttttatcaatggtaaatatgtgttattcctcatgtaaggattatgttctctgaagttggagtcgattcgttgcctTATTTCCAAAGTTCTCCGTTGAAACTTTGAATCTGTTCCGTAACGTACAATTATAAATTAATGTCACTATCACTGTTTACGCCTGCAGTTATGCAGTATCCAGGAAAATACGAAATTACTGAAGCGTTATTATGTGGCGTGTGTGGAAATGGACACTGGCTCACAAATGTGGATATTAGGTTAAGCCTTTATAAGGCCGTTGCaactatacaggtcggactcgattatatgtaatCGCAATtccactttcaacgttaattttcgaatccaatacataatcgaatcacaaaaaaagcttttttattttttcattagagtaCCCAAAAATCGCAActcaaaaacgacaaatatcacacctctgatttttggatatgtaatctgaaaaattctcagccttcaataaaaaaatattaaaaaatatatagcgccctctagtctaaagccatgtaaacaataaaaaaacatatacaatcaataattacgaaaataaaatccattttttgcaaggaatttttttttgtgatgttttttttttacaaaaaagctagcaaattggctttaatttattaTGTGGATCAGCTGaaacggttcagtagttcaaaagttatgtatttttgaagaaaaagtcattctggaaaaaggggaaaaagtaaattttctgaaccactctaaaatggaaatgggcaccgaaatggaaaaaaaaatttttttaaaaatactggtctaatgtttcgtgaaaaagaacaaaactaccacttttcacgaaaatctgagaaccactatatcggtttggcatggaatgactgcatTGGTACGCGTTCAGCGTTATGCTtttagaatacagaatacatgTTGATAACAGAAATAGATATGTGGAACCGTTTTTAGATTAGTAGCTGTTAACgcgattgaaaattttgaattagTACACTCAGATTATTCGCTACCGGGACATGCTTGAGAAGATTAATTTGAAATTTCCAATAGTTTTTTCTATTCGGAATTGTTCACTAAGTTGCTACAGAGTTGGTAGAAAGTATTCCAAATGTATAACTCCAGCATTGTTAGTGAATTCAACCGAGTGGCATGTTATTgatatttacataaaaatatacaaaaagatGGAACATGATACTGGAGATTCATCTGAAGAAAAGCAGCTATGGAAAAGGACATACCACTATTATGCCAGTAATAAAGCGCCGCCAGCACAAATACGTGCCACCAGTTGTGCGAATGGCCGATATAGTCCACCCGCCCCACGAACCATCGTTCTGGTATTTTGGTGACGTAGATCAGGAAGGCCGTCCCCGTCAGCAGGTACATCATCATCACACGCGGAATGAATAACTGAAACAAAGAGAGAGGGAAAAGTAACCAAAACCATTTAGCGGGTTTACCATTGCACAACCTATGCTGACCAGCGAACATTAGCGAACCGACCGAATGCGTTGCAATCGAATTCGGTTGGCTGCATTGAGCTTGACATTACATTTAAAGTGCATAATTATGCAACGCACATCATCGTACTCATGGACACTGGTGGATTATCGAATTAACTTTTGCTCAAGGTCTCCGTGACACATGGTGGTGTGCAAAGCGCATTGGAAAATAAAATTCGCGACCGGTGGATCGAATTCACAGTTTGTTCACAGTtaacattgaaataccgaacATCATTATCAATAGATGCGTAAGGCGATCGTGAGCTGGGTGGTAACTTACCTTGACCATGGTGCTTTCGCCGCCACCCATTACAATATACCAGTGCACCGTTGGAACTACGCCGTATAGCGCCCACGAGACGAATGCTAGCATTTTAATGTTGGAGTGAACCTTCAGTCGGGGAATTTGCAGGATCATTGCCAGTGCGAAGATTACGCCGATCGTGATGATGTAGAAATTGCGTAGTGCCTGTTTGGAGATACAAAAACATCAATTAATATTATACGACGATTTATCTGGATTTAGGCTTCatgcatctatatatatataaaaatggatttctgtctgtctgtctgtctgtttagcatatggaggttttagggtgcaataaatgtttctataatggttagactctccactccccctctctaaggttgggctgccatagaaatgaaacacaaatttctgcataactcgagaactaatcaagcaaatggaaccaaattaggcatatggaggttttagggtgcaattaatgtttctataatggttagactctccacccctctctctaagggggggctgccatacaaatgaaacacaaatttctgcattactcgagaattaatcaagcaaattaaaccaaatttggcatgtggaggttttagggtggaataaatgtttctataatgatatgacaccccttcctcctctggaatggagagggggtcccataaaaataatgcgcatatttcaaccaaaaatattccaaccaaacatgacaattgaaaattttcggaaaactctgaaggaaaaagggaaaattcggaaaattaaattctcatatgttctacaattacagtaacacctgtttttgtgcgctttttttgtgcgaatttttttttgtgcgattgtctgttcttgtgcgaggttttttgtgcgatgtatgaaaagaagcatatttgacgaagttatcgttcatttagttttttcgatggtttatatgcatttcagtgcgataaaagcatatttgcgtctcaattatccacttctgaaatcattcccctcctctcatcaaatgctctaagtttttctaagttttagcatgacatgatttctaacagcaacacgtttcgacatgcaactcaAAGCACAAAACcaccacgcgcaaccgaaaaggcaaagtgtcccattgcaaagcagggaaataaaaggaaattgaacggtgaatggcgtggatttcagttatttttttgggggaaactttttttttgcggtcgctatctaccgcacaaaaaaaagttttttttcaaaatttgtaccGATCACGATTTTAAagttactggtgaagttttgcaggattttttttgcgactttttttgtgcggtccttatcctccgcacaaaaaaaggtttgcctgtacatagtgacaagggctgttagtccatttgatgtttgcgctagcgaaattgatctttgttcgaaattggaaatggattttaatgtgatgaaacgcactcctatgttttcttctatctataccacaAAAAAAGGATCGACGAATGTAattagagcagaactcgagaaaggaattgaacgatttagggctgtctctattctatcatattttttgtatgaaacatttgtttcatgtaacggagaaatatgttatttgcaagtagttgaaaaatcttgaacgagaattgtgtctgaacaaaaaagattattatcaatctccttctaaatgtagccattctcgtgatattaaaaaaaatatttgtagtttattgtaatttccaacaactttttcaaatacatcgttatggtaaagacatatgtttaggagttacgttacgaaacattcgaagacatgtgggttaatacaaaacgtagcggaactaaaaaatctttttcatcttaatacaaacttcaatcaatcaaaaaaattgttggaaattataataaaattcataaaatttcatgaaaatgacggtataacacgacaaagagattatttactataaaaaagattataaattagaaatatttttttaaatatctcgtgaatggttgcatttagaaagaggttgataataaccttttttgttttaaaccacatcagaattcataatttgtggctaagaatgattgctaacatacaaaaattcgaagtttcgaaaattcctaaaaattcgattttccacaaattttgtcaaaaatagttttaccatcttgggcccattttttcaattttctacatgacttccattttataattgaaaaaattgaaaaaaatattaaaaaatacatatttttgatatcgcaaattaaaattttattctgtaaataaagaaaagagtactaatgttttcagtgtatatttttttcaaattaagccaacaatactctataactctaacacatttctaacacactatttcggtacgactcatattttttgagatataaattaccaatgatttctcttactcaaatcgatacgcccatttcaaaagttacgcttgagtgaactgaaccatgatgatgtatttagaaaagctgttgaaaattataagcaaattcataaaatttcatgaacatgacggtataatacgacaaacatattaaaagggattgtttactataaaaaagacaataaattagaaatatttgttttaaatGTTTCGAGAatagctacatttagaaggagattaataataaccttttttgttttaaatcacatcaggattcataatttgtggctaaaaatgattgttaacttacaaaaattcgaagtttcgaaaattcctaaaaataacgatgttccacaaagttcgtcaaaaatagttttaccatcttgggcccatttttttaattttctgtataacttctattttgtatgaaaaaattttaaaaaaatttgaaaatatgtattttggatattgaaaattgaatttttattttgtaacaaaaaaaagagtactaattttttttctcagtgtacatttttttcatattcaaccataaatactctataactctttctaagacactatttcggtacgactcataggttttgagatataaattatcaaatatttctcttactcaaatcgatacgcccttttcaaaagttacgcttgagtaaaaaaattcccatttgctgtggaaaactcatatttcctctaacccaaacggaatacacactttcattcgaatcaaaaatactcatgttttgtcatttgtcgatttcattttgaattgctctccatgtaatggagaaatatgttatttgcaagtggttgaaaaatcttgaacgagaattgtatctgaaaataatctgatattataatgatgagttttgttagaaataataggaattttataacaaaaggtaatttcaacgggtcgattagaagatcaatcaatgaacagttttgccgTTGGACGCattaacttgctcatagtaagaaaacgtggatgtttgaaggtattgataacaaaacacaaattttgggcgggacgaagtttgccgggtcagctagtcttgaATAAGAGTATAACTCTGATAGGAGAGGTAAACAAACAGAGTTCAGATTGATAGTCAAGAACCTTGATGTGCTACGATTGTTAGGTGGTTTGCATTAGATGTATTTCAGTATTTGGCGGAATATCACAGTAATATACCTAGAGCCTCTTCGATTGATCGTATATTGTACTTACCGCATTACACCAGAAGGCGTAATATATGCCACTGATGAATATCGCTAGCAGCGAAAGGGCAATTCCGAACATATCGTACGCAAGAAAACACTCATAACTTTTCTCCGATTTACAGGAGAAAGTATGGTAGATAGAAGACAGTATCATACAGATctgaaacataaaacataactaTTAGCACAGGCATATAGAATGAAAGAAACGCTCGAACCTACCTGAAAACAAACGAGCAATCCCCCGACTATCAGCTTGTCGATCATGCTCGCGTGCATCTGCAGCAGTACAACATCTGAGTACGCCAATCCGATGAACAGGAAACAACCGAACACGTGGCTCCAGATGTTGACGGTTTCGTTCGTCAACCAGAATATGCTCTCCAGACAGAGCTTGGTAGACAGTATCGTTCGGTACCCGCTGCGAATGAATGGGTTGAACTGGAGATGCTTCGGCGCATCTTCGTAACCCAGCAGCTGCCGTAGTTTGTAGTACGAGCTGTCCTGCTTCCCGCATGCTAATTCCGTTGGATTATTGCTGTTGATTCCATTGCTGATCGTTCTGGCCGCACAACAGCTATTGCAGCAGCTGCCTGCTGATGATGATGACTTAGCACAAAATTCACCGCTCGCGTTTGAAGATTGACTGTATACGGTAGCTAGCGTGGTGGCACATGTGATAGGGCTCTTGTCGCTGCCTTCAAGCATTGAAGGGAACTCATCTTGGGTAATGTTCTGGAAATGAGGAAAACACAGAAAATGTGATCAGCGAAATCGATGGAAAAACATTCAGGTCATCTGTAACTGTTTTTTACACTATTATTTCGACTAGATGTCTTGAATTCATGACGACGAATAAAACAAACTGGAACGAATTGGACAGTAACAACAAAAAATGCAGGAGGTGTGTCATGTCAACCTGTTTGTATGCTAATGAAGTTTGCAAATGCGTTCCACAAGAGCAGGAACTCGCTCGCCAATAGCTAGACACACAAAAGGCCACCAGAACAGGTTCAAATGAGTATTCTTGCCAACAAACCGTGTCAGTGTGGTGATAATATGCGTAGTTTCTATTCCTTGATTGGCGCGCTATCTGATATGAATACCGTTTGAATTATGTGCTGTCTTTCAGCCAGAAGATTGACTACCGCTTCCTGGATAAAGttgtgtcaagatgtacaaaaTCGCTGCGAGCCATGTGTTTACGAttaaggatgttttgtttttagaaGAGTCTTTCTGAATTATTAAGATAGGTTCGctaaaatcaatttcaaaatgCAAATAATCTTGGAATTAAACAAGGGGTGATTCATAAGAACCGGAGATACGTAGATATCATGTAGATTATCAAATGGTGTATGCCATTGTTGAGAATCATTTTCAGATGATGCCATCGTTCCAAATTTAATAACTCTTGCAGTGAATACAGAAATCCCATCCACCTAATTAGCACCTATATTGGCTATATGTATTTCTATGTCATAacataaattcatttatttgccATCTGACCTCGAGGCGCTCAGTCTATTTACTCTCCACCACGAGGTGATCGTAATTTGCTAATTGTTGTTTCGCTAGCCACTTTCGTCATTCTGAATCTTGAGCTCCTTCTGTCCAGCCTCAACAGACCGTGAGGGGTTGTTGTAAACCAAACGGCAGCCTAAAATCAATCTTTCAATCGCTACGCTCATTGCAAAATAATCGTCCACTATGGTTCGTTGCCCTGCAGTCAGACCTATAGCAGCTTAAGCATGCCGAGGATTGACGGGAGAATGAATATCAACACTCGAATGTGGAGAAAAGAAAACCAGTCTTGCGACATTATCATCTCGCAGTGGCGATTGACTTCGCTAGACAGTGCGACTAAATAAACCATGAACTGGCGAATGATCTGACGAGAGGACGGGAGAAGAAACGACGAAGACGACGAAATGTATGAATATTATATAATCGTTAATGACCAACTTACGGCTCGCGTGGCTCAGCAGGATTTTTCGCAATCTTTGTTTAGTGGTTTATCTTTTTGCATTTGCGTTGTTTTGGGTGCTCGGCAGCAACGAAGTTGCCACAAGACAAGATTTACCTGGCACAGATCGTTTCTTTGTAACCCGAGACAAAATCATGAAAGTGAATAAAATTCCTGAAAGGCCTTTAtaaaatgcataaaaacataaacTGTGTTGACTCGTTTGGATAATCTCTCTATGGATGGCTACAACGATGGGAATAACAGTTATTGCTAGCAGTCTCATCCACCCTTCATTGGTCCTAAAGGTATTCGTTTAACTTCATCTTTTGATCGTTGTATAGCTCGAATCATATTTTAATTACTCAGAATGGTAGATGTTCCTCTAGGCTCTTCTGGATGGGGTTCGGTATCATTTACATTCCCAATAAAATTTTCTTTGGTATTTTCAACGTAGTACAAAGAACAGTCCCTCTTCGGTTTTATTGAAATGATATGGCGAATTTGCAGTGCCTATAAGTAATCATTTTGACATCAAAACTAACTGTATAGAATAATAATTTCGGAGACTATGAATTAGAAGCACAACTAAATTCGTTTTTGCATCGAATTTTTACAATAAGCCGCAGCTTAGTTGAAAACATAACAAATAGTTTGTTTGAGTTGATTGGAAACAGAAGAGGACCTACGCATCATTCAAATTGCTGTAGTTAATGCAGAATTGATGTTAA
Protein-coding sequences here:
- the LOC129763241 gene encoding progestin and adipoQ receptor family member 3 isoform X2 — protein: MDELNNLLKTDLLTAAGSAAMEIDENINRSGIVASTFLTTTTTAATCYQRFAKSRRNITQDEFPSMLEGSDKSPITCATTLATVYSQSSNASGEFCAKSSSSAGSCCNSCCAARTISNGINSNNPTELACGKQDSSYYKLRQLLGYEDAPKHLQFNPFIRSGYRTILSTKLCLESIFWLTNETVNIWSHVFGCFLFIGLAYSDVVLLQMHASMIDKLIVGGLLVCFQICMILSSIYHTFSCKSEKSYECFLAYDMFGIALSLLAIFISGIYYAFWCNAALRNFYIITIGVIFALAMILQIPRLKVHSNIKMLAFVSWALYGVVPTVHWYIVMGGGESTMVKLFIPRVMMMYLLTGTAFLIYVTKIPERWFVGRVDYIGHSHNWWHVFVLAALYYWHNSGMKYVEFRMTHGCSAGVQYT
- the LOC129763241 gene encoding progestin and adipoQ receptor family member 3 isoform X1, producing the protein MDELNNLLKTDLLTAAGSAAMEIDENINRSGIVASTFLTTTTTAATCYQRFAKSRRNITQDEFPSMLEGSDKSPITCATTLATVYSQSSNASGEFCAKSSSSAGSCCNSCCAARTISNGINSNNPTELACGKQDSSYYKLRQLLGYEDAPKHLQFNPFIRSGYRTILSTKLCLESIFWLTNETVNIWSHVFGCFLFIGLAYSDVVLLQMHASMIDKLIVGGLLVCFQICMILSSIYHTFSCKSEKSYECFLAYDMFGIALSLLAIFISGIYYAFWCNAALRNFYIITIGVIFALAMILQIPRLKVHSNIKMLAFVSWALYGVVPTVHWYIVMGGGESTMVKLFIPRVMMMYLLTGTAFLIYVTKIPERWFVGRVDYIGHSHNWWHVFVLAALYYWHNSGLAFAFFMIDNGCVEDRDKCYRL
- the LOC129763241 gene encoding progestin and adipoQ receptor family member 3 isoform X3; the protein is MLPNECYNNNITQDEFPSMLEGSDKSPITCATTLATVYSQSSNASGEFCAKSSSSAGSCCNSCCAARTISNGINSNNPTELACGKQDSSYYKLRQLLGYEDAPKHLQFNPFIRSGYRTILSTKLCLESIFWLTNETVNIWSHVFGCFLFIGLAYSDVVLLQMHASMIDKLIVGGLLVCFQICMILSSIYHTFSCKSEKSYECFLAYDMFGIALSLLAIFISGIYYAFWCNAALRNFYIITIGVIFALAMILQIPRLKVHSNIKMLAFVSWALYGVVPTVHWYIVMGGGESTMVKLFIPRVMMMYLLTGTAFLIYVTKIPERWFVGRVDYIGHSHNWWHVFVLAALYYWHNSGLAFAFFMIDNGCVEDRDKCYRL